In Spirochaeta cellobiosiphila DSM 17781, the sequence TGTCTTACTCCGTTACTGAAGTATCGTCACTTGAATCTTGTGTATTCCACCATTCACTAGCTTGAGCTGTCGCTTCTTTACGTGCAGCACCTGCTACATCACCAACATCAGTGGTTCTGTTTATCCAAGCTAATCCAAAACTAACGATCAAGAAAACAGCACCTAAAATGGAGGTAAGTCTAGTTAAAACGTTACCACTGTTAGTACCAAAGGGAGTTGTTGAACCACCACCGAAGATACCACCAATACCATCGCCTTGATCATCTTGAATCATTACAATAAGTATTAAAAATAGAGCTGTAATAACGAAAACTACAAGTAAAAGTGTACTAAGAATTCCCATCCAAAATCACCTTTTCGATTATTTATCAAAAAACACAATGGACTTGAAGGAATCTGTCTTAAGAGAAGCACCACCAACAAGGGCACCATCTATATTTTCCATCGCCATTAGCTCTTTGACATTATC encodes:
- the secG gene encoding preprotein translocase subunit SecG, whose translation is MGILSTLLLVVFVITALFLILIVMIQDDQGDGIGGIFGGGSTTPFGTNSGNVLTRLTSILGAVFLIVSFGLAWINRTTDVGDVAGAARKEATAQASEWWNTQDSSDDTSVTE